CTACAACTGAGCCGCCTCGTAGCCGACCACGCGGATGGCGGCGATGATCTCGTCGATGGTGACCCGATCGTCGTCGTAGGACACGAGGGTCGTCCCGTCGACATGGTCCGTCTTGCTCGACTCGACCCCCGGCACGTCAGCAAGAGTCATGTCGATCAGCATCGAACACGAACCGCAGTGCATCCCTGAAGTGCTCAGCGTGACCGTCTTCGAAGCCATACGTTCACTCGCCCCCCTTGATCGGCCCTGTCAGAAGGCTGCCGTTGGACCCGTCAGCCCTCTCCGTCGTCTGGAGCGCTCCGCAGTGAGGGCAGAGCCGCCAATCGGTCCTGACCGGACCGTCGCACTGGGGGCACGTCAACCCGACGCCCGGAGTCACTGCCGAACCGTCGCGCCCAGAGAGCCCGAAGATTCGATCCAAGACACTTGTGACGAAGGCGGGCGGTGTCTGCATGGACAAGGGACTCTCAGACGAAGGTGAACTGCTTGCACTACGTCAGTGCAAGCGATGTGCCAGCGGCAGACCCTCGCCCTACAACCCGAGACGTTGCATGCGGGCTTCAAGCGTCTTGGTCGTGAGTCCCAGAAGCTTCGCGGACTTGGGCAGGTTCGAACCGGTGCGGTCGAGTGCCTGACGAACGAGGTCGAGTTCAACCTCTTCAAGGTTCGTCCCGTCTTCCGGCAGTACGAAACCGCAGCTCGCCCGCCCCGCACTGACGACACCGGAACGGACCTCTGCAGGCAGGTCGTCGACTCCTATCTCATCGCCGTGGGACAGGATGACCATGCGCTCGATCGTGTTCTCCAACTCGCGGATGTTTCCGGGCCACTGGTAAGAGGCGAGCGCCTGCATCGCCTCACCTGAGATCACCTTGCTACCCGCGTTCGACTTCTCAAGAAAGTGCGCCACCAGAAGCGAGATGTCGCTTGAGCGCTGGCGCAGCGGGGGCAAGGTCACGGGGACGACGTTGAGGCGATAGAAGAGGTCCTCGCGGAATCCGCCATCGACGATCAACTGCTGCAGATCCTGGTTCGTAGCGGCGACGATACGTACGTCGACGTCGATGGAGCGCGTTCCGCCGAGCCGCTCGAAGCGTCGCTCCTGCAAGACGCGCAGGAGCTTGACCTGAGTCGCCGCCGAGATGTCGCCGATCTCGTCGAGGAAGATGGTCCCGGTGTTTGCCAACTCGAATCGCCCGGGCTTGCCTGTCATGGCGCCGGTGAACGCGCCCTTCTCGTAACCGAAGAGCTCGCTCTCCAGCAGCGTCTCGGGCAACGCGCCGGCAGACACGGACACGAACGGCTTCGTGGCTCGCTCCGAAAGATTGTGGAGGGCGCGTGCGATAAGCTCCTTGCCCGTGCCCGACTCACCGTAGATCATGACGGTCGCGCTCGTCGGAGCCACTTTGTGCACGGTCTCAAGGACCTCAAGCATGCGCTGATCCGACGCTACGATTCCTTGAACATCGTACTCACGCCCGATCTCTTCGCGAAGGCGTTCGACCTCAGCGGCAAGGTCCCGGTACATGAGCGCTTTGCTGATGGCGAGCTTGAGCTCCTCCAGGTCGAAGGGCTTGGTGAGATACTCGTTCGCTCCGGCCTTCATGGCATCAACCGCCTGCTCGACGTTGCCGTGTGCCGTGAGCATGATTATGGGGAACGAGACGCCTTTGCCCCTGAGGCGGCGCAGAACCTCCATCCCGTCCGGAGCAGGCATGCGATGGTCGAGGACCATGAGGTCAGGCTCGAAGTCGGCAGCGGCCGCAAGCGCCTCCTTGCCGTCAGACGCCTCGGCGACTTCGAACCCCTCAGCGGTGAGTGCCTGCCCGAGCACCCACCGCATATTCTTCTCGTCGTCGACTATCAGGATTCTCTTCTGCATGCGCTCCCCGTCCCTATTCCTTGAATACCGCAGGCATCGAGACCGTGAAGGTCGTGCCCCGCTCCGACGATTCGACTTCGATATGACCATCGTGCTCGTCGATGATGCGATGGACGATCGTCAATCCCAGTCCGGTACCGTCCGCCCGCTTCGTGAAGAAGGGGTCGAACACCTTCGTGATGTCCTCATCGGCGATTCCCGGTCCCGTGTCCGCCACCGTGACCACCACGTAATCTCCGTCGGACTCCGCGAAGATGCCGATGTTGCCGCCTTCTTCATCCATAGCCTGTACCGCGTTGGTCACGAGGTTCAAGAAGACCTGCTTGAGCTGATCCGGATCACCATAGACGGGTGGCAGCCCCTCAGGCCGCGCGTACGATATATGGACGCTGGCCTGCTTGGCGAAGCGGCTCGTGAAGAGCACGACGTCCTCGAGCACCCCGGCGAGGTCGGTATCCACCAGTGTAGGCTTGCTTGGCCTACCAAAATCGAGCAGCGCCTTGATGACCCTGTCCAGCCGGTCGATCTCCTGCTTGATCACCCCGGCTGCGACGTGGATGCGCTCCTTATCACACTGGGCATCCTCGAGCAGCTGCACACTTGCCCGGATCACCCCCAGCGGGTTGCGTACCTCGTGAGCCACACCCGCAGTGAGCTCGCCCATCGCGGCAAGACGGTCTGCTCGAATCAGCTGATCGGTCAACGTACGGATGTCGGAGACATCTTCGAGGGTGACGACCGCCCCGAGAATCGATCCCCCGACGGCCCTCATGCGCGAGGTTGACACCTGAGCATGGACGACTCGCCCGATCGGCGTGACGAACGTCGCCTCACGATGAGCCATGGGCACGCGCCCGGACAGCACCTTGGCTACGTCACTTGCAATCCCTCCGTCTTCACGGAAGAGAATCTCGATCGGCCGGGGAACCATCTGGGTCTCCGTCATGCCAAGCATCCGCTCCGCGGCGGGATTGGCCGTGGCGATAGAGCCATCGGGCCCCACGGTAAGCACTCCCGAAGTGATCGAGCGCAAGATCGAAGCGGTGTAATCCTGCACGTTGATGAGCTGGATGGCGCGCTCTTCGAGCTTCTTGTACGCCTCCTCCAACTGCGATGAGACCTGCTGCAGGTCACTGGAGCGGCGCACCTCTATGTCGCGCAATGCGCCGAACAGCAGACCGAGCGCGACGAACGAGATCATCTCAAGCCAGGTGTCGAATCGACTCACTGACCCACCGAGCATCAGGGACACGTGCGCCCCGTACAGAACGGCTGAGATGACCCCGGTGATCAGCCCGCCCCGTCTTCCGAACACCCAGGCCGCGTAGATGATCGGAACGAAGTACAGGCGACGGTAGAGCATGTGAAGCGGGAGGCTCCTCGCCGGAGTGAACATGTGCAGAAGCGTCACGAAGACGATCATCACGCTGATGGCGACAATCGCTCGTCCGGCCCGCCGACGCTCTTCGTGGTCGATGTCGCGCTGCGGTCCCGATTCCCGACCTGCGCCGGCCAAACCGCTTTTCTGCGGCGTCATCGACGGCGCCTGGCCCAGCTCGGCTCGATGCTGAGTTCCTCGCGGTACTTGGCGACGGTGCGACGGGCGACCGTCACGCCCTCATCGGAAAGCAGCTCCGCAAGCTTCTGGTCAGACAGCGGCTTGGCGGGATCCTCCTCCTTGACCAACTCGCGTAGACGGCTCTTCACGGTCGTCGCCGCCACGTCCATCCCACTCGACGTCCGATAGCCACCGCTGAAGAAGTGCTTGAGTTCGTAGAGCCCATACGGCGTGGCCATGTACTTGCCTGTGACTCCGCGAGAGACGGTGGATAGATGGACGCCGATCTCAACGGCGACGTCCTCCAGACGCAGGGGCCGCAGCGGTCCCTTGCCGTCTTCGAAGAAGTCGCGCTGCACCTCCATGATGATCTCGGTGATACGGCTGACCGTGTCCTTACGCCGGTCCACATTCCGGATGAAACTCTCAGCCGAGCGGATCTTGTCCTTGAGGTAGCGCCGCGTCTCGTCGTCGGCGTTCGATCCGCTCTTGAGCATCGCCCGGTATCGCGGCGAGACCCGCAGAGTGGGCAGCGCTTCGTTGTTCGGGATGATGAGCCACTCATCGTCGAAGCGCCGAAGCGTGACGTCAGGCACGATGTAGCCGGGCGATGGGCCCGGCGAGAACGCGCCGGCCGGCCGGGGGTTGAGAACCTTGAGAACTTCGACCAGCCTGCGTACCTCATCCTCGTCCACGTGGAGCGCGCGCGCGATCTTGCGGAAGTGATTCGACGCGACATCGTCGAGATGATTCCTGACGATGGTCATCATGAGCGGCTCATCTATGCCGAGGAACTCCAGCTGCAGGCAGAGCGCCTCGCTGAGATCCCGAGCTCCGACGCCGGGAGGATCGAGCTGCTGCACGGCACGCAACCCGGCCTCCGCTACGGTCGATGAGACTCCGACCAACGCCGCGATCTCGTCGAGCGAGCCGGTGAAGAAGCCGTCCCCATCAAGGGAGCCGACCACGGCCATCGCCGCATGTTCGACATCCTCATCCACATCGAGCAGCGCGACCTGATCGAGCAGGTAGTCGTCAAAACTCTGAATGCCGCCGACGTAGTCCTCGGTGTTGGTCTGCTCGGCGTTGGGATCGCGCGGCGCCGTGGCGCCGAGCTGGTCGAGGTCCTCATACATCTCGAGCCACTCGTCCCAGGAGCGCTCGTCGTCGCGCGCGTCTTCAGGCTGATCCTCGCCCTCTACCGGCTCGGATTCTGTCTCGTCGACCTCGAGCACCGGATTCTCGAGCATCTCCACTTCGACCATCTGCTGAAGCTCGGCGACGGGCATGGCGAGGATACTCAGCCCTTGGTAGACCTGGGGCGAGAGGGTGACCTTCTGTCGCAAGTCAGGACGCTGCGAGAGTTCCACTGCCCACCCCCTTTGCCGTCCGCAACGGTGGTCGACGCAAGTGCGCCGCCATGCAAAAAGTATACCGCTGTGCCCGCCTCTTCTCCCGCTGCATCAGGATTACTCCACCAAGTGCGCAGAAGCGCAGGGCAAACAGAGCCGTCGCGCTCAGTCCGGTGGCGGCAGTATGGGCGCGGGATCACGCTCAGGCAGCTGCACGATGGCGATCGCCGCGAGAACCAGCAGACCACCCAGCAGCTGTGCAGCCGTCAAGGACTCACCGAAGAGCACGAACGCGCCGATACCGGCAAGCGCCGGCTCCACGGTGGAGGTCACCGTCGCGTTGGTGGGAGGGATGTACTTGAGCGCCATGAGGAACGCCGAAAACGGCACCACGGTGCTCACTACCGCAAGAAAGACGACCGCGGCCAAGGATTCGGGCACCGCTAAGAGCTGAATCGTCGACTCGGGGCCCAGCACGAGCAACCAGAACAGCGAGGCGAACCCAAGGCCGTACACGAGCGTCGTGTAGGGCGTGAACCGCTTGGCGGCGACACTGCCCATGAGCGAGTAGGCGGCGAAGAAGACGGCTGAGGCCAGCCCCCATGCAACTCCGGCCGGTGACACCACCAGGCCCTCTCCTCCGATCGCGCCGACAACGAGCGCGCATCCCGTCACCGACAGCGCCACTCCCGCCGGCAGCGACCACGTCCATCGATGCTTCATGAACACCACGCCCACGATAAGGACGAGGACCGGCGCAAGGTACTCCAGAAGGATGGCTGTGGCCACGTTCGTGAGCGAGATGGTCTTGAAGTAGGTGTAGTGGACCGCCGCCAGACCGACAACGCCGAAGACGGCCAGGAACGGAAGGTCCTTCGGCCTCACAACGAGCGCCTCGCGCCTGAAAACAAGCAGGTACGCGAGCAGGATCACGCATGCCGCGAACGCCCGCCCGGCGGAGAGTGCCGTCGGGTCGATCGTGATCCCCAGCGGGGGAACGGGCCACGCGGCGGTCTCGGCGGTCGCCTCGGTGAACAGCCACTTCGCCGTGAGACCGCCGCTGGCCCAGCACGCCGCGGCAAGTAGGACCAACCCGTAGCCGCGCATGCGGACGGCCCGCGCCTCAGCCACGGGCGGAGGTCTGTTCGCGCTCGGTCTTGGTGGCCTGATACTCGTCGTAGGGTTCGAGGTGCGCTATGACGTCAACGACCTGGGGAAACGCGGCGCCGATCGCGCGTTCGACGTTCTCGGCGATCTCATGACCATCGGCCACGCTGCGCGTCTCGTCGACCTGAACATGGAGGTCGACGTAGACAGCGGACTCCGACCCCCTCGTGCGGATGTGGTGGCATCCAAGCACTCCCGCAACGGCAAGAACGCACGCGCATATCTCATCGGTGGATATGCGCGCGGAGTCTGACAACGTGGCACTGGCCTGGCGAAAGACCGCGACGGCCGTATACACGATCATGGCCGATACCAGCAGCGCGACGACCGGGTCGGCTTGAGGGAAGCCGGCTTTGACCATCACGAGTGAGAGGATGACCCCCAGGCTCACGAAGATGTCAGAGCGGGTATGACTGGCGTCGGCGATCAGGATCTCGGAGCCGAGCTCCCGCCCTACCCGGCGCTCCCACGTGCTCACGCCGATGTTGACCGCCAGAGTAGCGATCATGACAGCGAACGAGACCGCATCGACCTGGGGTGGGCTGACGGCCCCCGAAAGCTGCGACAGGGCGCTGGAGCCGATGCGGTATGCGGCGAACGCGAGCATGCCCGCGATGGCTGCCGAGGCGTACGATTCGAACTTGTCATGCCCATAGGGATGGTCGCGGTCCGCCGGCCGGCCGGCGATGGCCATGCCCACGAGCCCGATGACGTTGCTGGCCCCGTCGAACAGCGAGTGAAAGCCGTCGGCCTGCATGGCCGCCGACCCGGAAACCGTACCCCACCCGATCTTGGCGAGCGCGACGCCGACGTTCAAGGCGAGCACGGCCCACAGGACGGTCCGAATACGCTTGACACGCAGCGTCCCGGCCTCGCTGTCCGATGGTCTCGTGTATCCCACCTGGTCGTTCCTCCCCTTGTGCCACATACCCCTAGGGGGTATCATCGTTCAAGAACAACCCATTCAAGGTATCAGAAGCGGAGACTGTGATGACTGACTCACCGGAAACCACCGTCATCTCCGATGAGGAGCAACGCAAGGCCATGGTGAACCGGCTGAAGCGCCTGGAGGGACAGATTCGCGGCCTTCAGACGATGATCGAGTCCGGTCAGGAATGCGACGCGATTCTCACACAGGTCATGGCTGCAAAATCCGCGCTCAACCAAGTGGGACTGCACATCATCGGGCACGCCATGAAGAACTGCCTCATCGACGAAGAAGCCGCCACGCGCGAGGAGCTCATCGACGAGGCGATCAAGGTGTTCCTCAAGTACTCATCCTGTGTGAAGTAGGCGCCTCGAGCGCCTTCAGACGCTGTCGTGGCCCCGCGACTCGATCGCCGTCGGGGCCACGTTTCATGTCACGTAGGGTCCTGCCCTCCGACCGGAGGGCGCCCTAGCCTCAAGTGAACCGGCTGCCACCGCAGCTCGCTGTGGAAGCGCTTGAAGTCGTCGTGCACGTTCCTGACCCGAGAATCCCACCGCCGACACCTCGGTCGATCTGGGTCGAATCGCACTCGGGACACAGCAGGTCCTCGTTACGCAGAAGGCGCATGAGGAATCGGTCGAATTGATGACCGCACGAGCGGCACCTCAGCTCGTACGTGGGCATCTAGACCCCCAGACCAAGCTCTTGGGACAGGGCATCCGCTCCCCTGGCACCTACCACTTGGGCCACCAACTTACCGCCATCGAATTTGGCGATCGTGGGGATGCTCATGACCCCATGCTCGACGGCGATGTCTCTGGATTCATCGATGTTGAGCTTGACGAACGCAACAGCGTCACCCGCTCGAGAGGCCAACTTGTCTATCTCAGGAGCGACCATCCGGCACGGACCACACCAAGGTGCCCAGAAATCAACGACCACCGGCACATCGGACTCCAGCACCTTCTCGCGCCACGTACTTGCATCCACATCGATCGCACTGCTCATTGGAGACTCCTATCCTTGGTGATTCTGCGTGCTTCCTTTATACCCCATGGGGTATCCCGTGGTCAAGCACCGAGAGCACTGGCTGCGCTCGCATCGAGTATCATCGCCATCAGGAGGAGCCGTGGATCCAGGGACCGCGTGGTGGATAGCACTCGTTGGGGGCGCGCTGTTGGCCGGCGCCTCGGTGACGGCGGTGCTTGTCGCGCCCCGTCGGACTGAGGCGCTCTTCGCCGTCTTGGGAGCGCTCGTCGCCGCAGCCGCCCTCACATCGTTCGCCGCCATCGTGGGAACCACCCCCCGCGTCAACGTCGCCCTGTACGCGTTCACCTTCCTCTTGGCCTTCGCGGGGGGCGGCTACGCTCTGGCGTCCACCCTGCTTCTCTCATCGGTGCGCCCGCCGGCGCCGGCACAGGCGACTGAGACCGCGAACGAAGACCCGCGACCCGCCGTCATCATCTGCCGGTGTGTTGAGCCGGAGTCCTACGCGTTCTCGAGCACGGCGAGCATGCTTGACGGCCTGGCTTCAGAGGGACTTCTGGAGCCGTCGGTCGGGACACTGCCCCTGCTGTTCTTCGCCCAGAAGGCACGCTACCGGTTGGCCGGCGGCGCGAGTCAGGGAGTCCGGGACCTCAGCACCGTGGCCGCCCGGCTCCAAGACTCGATGAGAGAGGTGAACCCGTCGGTGACCTGGGCCACCTGCAGCGGGGCCGCCCGCCTGGCGGTGCGGGTTTCGCAGGCTGTGTCCGCCGGCCACCGACGCATCGTCGTGGTCGATCTTTCCGTGGCTCCCGGCATCCACTTCGAGCGAGCTGTGGCTGAGGCCGATGCGGTGTGCGCGTCCGCTCCCCACACGTCGATCGTTCACACCACCTGTATGCGCGACGCCGATTCCGTGCTGCGCCACCTGGCGAACCGGATCCTCGCCGCATGCAAAGGCGAAGCGGACAGCGGCGTGGTGCTGGTAGGAATCGGACAGCCGCGCGAGCGGGCGACCCTGGACCCCCGGTTCGGCGAGCGCGAGACGTCGTTTCTCAACCGACTCAAGATGATCCTGCGCGACGAGGGGATGTCGGGCGATCACGTGCGCATCGCGTGGTCCGAGTGGGAGGAGCCCGATGTCACCCAGGAGGTGCGCCACCTGGCAGCACTCGGGTGCACCCGTATCCGCGTGGTGCCGGCGACGCGCCCGATAGAATCGCTCGCCACCTCCTCGGACCTGCGCGCGGCGATTCGTGCGTCACGTCTCGACGAATCCGCCGAGGTCATGATCATGCCCGCATGGGGAAGTGAATCCCCGGTGGTGGGGGCTATCGCGGATTCGGTGAGGCGCGCGCTCAGAGACGACCAGTAGACTCCGCCTCGGCGTGCGGCGCCTTGCAGCGCTCCCAGTTCAGCGCCTGGAGCTGTCGGATGCGCGGGTAGTTACGCGCAAGCCGCCATACGAACGACAATCCTTGGGGGCGCGAGTCGGCGCGCGTTTCGAGTTTCAGGATCGACTGCCGAAGCTCCTCAGCTGTCGAACCGCGGAAGAGCGTGAAGCCCTTACCGACCGCCTCAAGGTAGTGAGCATCACTGCCCCCGGTTGCCGCTATGCCATGACCGCCGGCAAACATCTTGGCGGCCAGGCTGTTGGCCCAGACGAGGAAGGGTAACGAGTTGTAGATCTCGAGGGCGTGGAACGCCCAATCGTTTACCGCGTCCGCCAGCAGGTTGCGCCCGAACGGCCCGAACACGCCCTGGCTCGAGAACGGGTGGGCGATGATCGCGATGCCGCCCTGGGCCTCGATCGCACGCACGGTATCTCGCGAACTCATGCCTGCCGGGATGGCCTCGGTCAGATACAGTCCGAGGATGTGGCCCTCGCGCGACGAGACCTCTTCGCCGACGATGACTTCGAAGTCATACAGCTCGGCCAGGGACTGGGCGAACAGCGCGCCCTCGATGGTGTTGTGATCCGTGATGGCGATGACGTCGAGGTCCGTGCGGTTCTGCACGAACTCCATGATCTGGGGAACACTCGCGGTCCCATCGGAATGGTCCGAGTGAATGTGTATGTCGGCCTTGCCCCAAGCCTGAGACGATTTCACGCGGTGAGTTTCCCCTTCATCGAGGACCCATGAGGTCCGATTGTGCACCCAAGGGCACCCATCTAGCAAGCCGCTGACCAAAACCGCGCACTCTCTGTGTATCGGCCAGAAAGTCCTCGACATGAGCCCCTCCCGCCGCTCGCGGACAGCCCGCTGTCGGTGCGCACAGCTCAACCCGCCTCGATCAGCGGACCCGTGCCCACTGCTCGAGCCGCGAAACGCCCTCATGAAGCCGGTCGAGACCCGTCGCATAGGAGAAGCGCAGGAATCCCTCGCCCCCGGCTCCGAAGTCGATGCCCGGCGCACACGCCACCCCTGCCTCCTCCAGCAAGCGCCCCGTCAGGGCCAGGGAATCCTCGCCCCAACAGCGCGCATCGGCGAACACGTAGAAGGCGCCGCACGGCTCGCAGTCGATCGTCAGCCCGACACGTCGAAGGGCCGGCACAAGGAATCGACGGCGCTCGTCATAGAGATCGCGCATGCGCACGACATCATCCTGCGCCTGCGTCAGCGCCACGACGCCCGCCTGCTGAACGAACGCGTTGGCCGCGAGAAAGAAGTTCTGCTGGATCTTCTCGGCGGACCTCACGTACTCGCGCGGTGCGATGAGATAGCCGAGGCGCCACCCGGTCATCGCGTACGCCTTTGAGAAGCCGTTGAGCACAAAGGCGCGATCGGTGAACTCAAGGATCGAGTGCTCCGCGCCGCAGAACGTCAGGCCGTGATAGATCTCATCACTGGCGATGTGAACGCCCGTGCGCTCCGCGAGATCCGCGAGCGCCATCAGGTCTTCACGGCTCAGCACCGCACCGGTCGGATTGCTCGGCGAGGTGATCATGATGGCCCGCGTGCGAGGCGTGATAGCGGCCTCGAGCTCATCGAGGTCGTAGCGAAACCCGTCCCGCGCACGCACGCGCAGCATCTTGGGCACTCCGCCCAGGAATGACACGTAGTTGGGGTATGCGGGATAGCACGGATCGGGCATCACGACCTCGTCGCCCGGATCGAGCAGCGCGCCGAACAGCAACAGCATCGCCGGGCTGGTGCCTTGGGTGACGACGATGTCTTCAGGATCGATGCCGACGTCGTATGCGGCGCGGTAGTGATCACGGATCGCCGCGCGCAGATCGGGGAGCCCGAGCGACTGGGTGTAGTGCGTCGAGCCTGAAGCCATAGCCTCCTCGGCAGCCCGCGTGATCACGTCAGGCGTCGGAAAGTCCGGGTCGCCGATCTCAAGGCGGACGATATCGCGCCCTGTGGCCTCGAGTTCCTTCGCCCGCGCAACTACATCCATGACGACGAACGGTCGGATCGCCTCTGCACGACGGGAGATGGGTGTCATGCGCTCGCCAGTCCTCTCACGGTTCGATTCGGGCCCGGTAGATGGCCGCCGCAGCACTACCCAGTTCCTCGAGACGGCGCAGATCAGCGTAGCCGATATCGGGGGTGGCGATGAGTTCGTGGGGCGGCTCAGGGTCGTAGGCCAGGCCCAGCTCGTCCGCACGTCGCCACAGTTCGGTGCCTGGTAGCACGTGGAGCGTCGACAGCTGAACCTTGCCCGGGTCAAGGCCGATGGCGAAGTCGATGCCGGCCAGCACATCGGCGGCTGTGTCACCGGGAAGACCGACGATGAGATCGCACTCCACCGAGATGCCGGCCGTCCGGCAGGCGGCAACACCCGAGGCGAACCTTTCGCGATCGAACGATCGGTTGCACGTCTTGAGCGAGCGCAGGCCCACGCTTTGGGGCCCCGTCTCGACGCTGACGACCCCGGACTGAGCCAACAGGGCGGCCTGTGGGGCATCGACACGCTCGATGTCGACCTCGATGGTGTGCAGGCGAACGCCTCGTGCGGCGAACGGCGAAAGAATCTCACTCAGGCGCTCGAGCCTGTCAGGAGTCAAGTTGAACACCGGGTCGATGAAGCTGAACGACTGCATACCCGGCACCGATGCGACCGCTTCCACGTCGGCGGCTATCCGGTCCCATGAGAACGAGCGAATACGGGTCAGCCCCTTGCCCTCGTAGCAGTACGCGCAGCGGTGCGGACAGCCGCGATAGGTCTCGATGTACGCCGAACCGTCGGTTGCATGCGTTCGGCCCTGAAAGGGGGAAGCGAGGGTGTCGAGATCATCGACGGGTGCAGACTCCGGCCCGTGCACGATGACGCCCCCGACGCGGGCACTGACGCCTGGCACGCTACCCAGATCGCCTCCGCGCACATACGAGTGGAGCACGTCAGCTAGCGCCCGTTCGCCTTCGCCACGCGCCACCACATGGATGTAGGGTCGGGCAGCGAGCACGTCATCGGCGATCGGACCAACCTCCGGCCCTCCGACGACGATGATCGTGTCGGGCAACGCCGCAACGATCACCCGAGCGGCCTCGTACACGTGCCGCGCAGTCCAGCAGTAGACGGGAAACGCGACCACCTGGGGCACAGGGTCGAGCGCGAGCACCCGATACGCCGTCCACCAGGCGTCCGAGGAGATATCGACATCGATTCTGGCGAGGGCCACGTCAGCCAAGCGCGGGTCGACGCGAACCGAGGCCTCGAGATAATCGACGGCCAGCGAGCGATACCCCGGAGTCGTCACCCCGACGAGCGCGACCCTGAGGGAACTGCGAGTCATTCTCCGACCTCGATCTCGGCCCACGCGCGGTGAGCCCACTGCGGCGCCATCGCGAACAGGTCTCCCGAAACCGAAGCGGCAAGCCCGTGAACCGCCGCCGTATCGAGTGCGGCGAGAACGAGGGGGCCGTCGGCCTCGCGGCACGCGGTCGCGTCGAGGTGGACCGCAACCGCGCCGAGCGAGGCGAGCCACGCGACAGCACCCGCTGCACCTCTGGCGTTGTGCCGACACACCGGCACCCGTCCCGTCACCGCGACGCGGAGGCCGTCGCGCGCCGCTGCCGCTACGAACGCGCGAACCCCGCCATCGCAGGCGGCCGCCAGGCCGCTGCGCCCGGAGAGGCGGTCGTGTTCTTCACCGGCAGCCAGCACGACCACTTCCAGGTGCCGCACTCCGGCTGCCAGGATGCCGACTGCGTTTGCACCCGTTGCGAGCGCGCCACCGTCG
The genomic region above belongs to Coriobacteriia bacterium and contains:
- a CDS encoding heavy-metal-associated domain-containing protein, translating into MASKTVTLSTSGMHCGSCSMLIDMTLADVPGVESSKTDHVDGTTLVSYDDDRVTIDEIIAAIRVVGYEAAQL
- the trxA gene encoding thioredoxin, which translates into the protein MSSAIDVDASTWREKVLESDVPVVVDFWAPWCGPCRMVAPEIDKLASRAGDAVAFVKLNIDESRDIAVEHGVMSIPTIAKFDGGKLVAQVVGARGADALSQELGLGV
- a CDS encoding EamA family transporter; amino-acid sequence: MAEARAVRMRGYGLVLLAAACWASGGLTAKWLFTEATAETAAWPVPPLGITIDPTALSAGRAFAACVILLAYLLVFRREALVVRPKDLPFLAVFGVVGLAAVHYTYFKTISLTNVATAILLEYLAPVLVLIVGVVFMKHRWTWSLPAGVALSVTGCALVVGAIGGEGLVVSPAGVAWGLASAVFFAAYSLMGSVAAKRFTPYTTLVYGLGFASLFWLLVLGPESTIQLLAVPESLAAVVFLAVVSTVVPFSAFLMALKYIPPTNATVTSTVEPALAGIGAFVLFGESLTAAQLLGGLLVLAAIAIVQLPERDPAPILPPPD
- a CDS encoding metal-sensitive transcriptional regulator — protein: MTDSPETTVISDEEQRKAMVNRLKRLEGQIRGLQTMIESGQECDAILTQVMAAKSALNQVGLHIIGHAMKNCLIDEEAATREELIDEAIKVFLKYSSCVK
- a CDS encoding cation diffusion facilitator family transporter, which translates into the protein MGYTRPSDSEAGTLRVKRIRTVLWAVLALNVGVALAKIGWGTVSGSAAMQADGFHSLFDGASNVIGLVGMAIAGRPADRDHPYGHDKFESYASAAIAGMLAFAAYRIGSSALSQLSGAVSPPQVDAVSFAVMIATLAVNIGVSTWERRVGRELGSEILIADASHTRSDIFVSLGVILSLVMVKAGFPQADPVVALLVSAMIVYTAVAVFRQASATLSDSARISTDEICACVLAVAGVLGCHHIRTRGSESAVYVDLHVQVDETRSVADGHEIAENVERAIGAAFPQVVDVIAHLEPYDEYQATKTEREQTSARG
- a CDS encoding sigma-54 dependent transcriptional regulator — translated: MQKRILIVDDEKNMRWVLGQALTAEGFEVAEASDGKEALAAAADFEPDLMVLDHRMPAPDGMEVLRRLRGKGVSFPIIMLTAHGNVEQAVDAMKAGANEYLTKPFDLEELKLAISKALMYRDLAAEVERLREEIGREYDVQGIVASDQRMLEVLETVHKVAPTSATVMIYGESGTGKELIARALHNLSERATKPFVSVSAGALPETLLESELFGYEKGAFTGAMTGKPGRFELANTGTIFLDEIGDISAATQVKLLRVLQERRFERLGGTRSIDVDVRIVAATNQDLQQLIVDGGFREDLFYRLNVVPVTLPPLRQRSSDISLLVAHFLEKSNAGSKVISGEAMQALASYQWPGNIRELENTIERMVILSHGDEIGVDDLPAEVRSGVVSAGRASCGFVLPEDGTNLEEVELDLVRQALDRTGSNLPKSAKLLGLTTKTLEARMQRLGL
- the rpoN gene encoding RNA polymerase factor sigma-54; translated protein: MELSQRPDLRQKVTLSPQVYQGLSILAMPVAELQQMVEVEMLENPVLEVDETESEPVEGEDQPEDARDDERSWDEWLEMYEDLDQLGATAPRDPNAEQTNTEDYVGGIQSFDDYLLDQVALLDVDEDVEHAAMAVVGSLDGDGFFTGSLDEIAALVGVSSTVAEAGLRAVQQLDPPGVGARDLSEALCLQLEFLGIDEPLMMTIVRNHLDDVASNHFRKIARALHVDEDEVRRLVEVLKVLNPRPAGAFSPGPSPGYIVPDVTLRRFDDEWLIIPNNEALPTLRVSPRYRAMLKSGSNADDETRRYLKDKIRSAESFIRNVDRRKDTVSRITEIIMEVQRDFFEDGKGPLRPLRLEDVAVEIGVHLSTVSRGVTGKYMATPYGLYELKHFFSGGYRTSSGMDVAATTVKSRLRELVKEEDPAKPLSDQKLAELLSDEGVTVARRTVAKYREELSIEPSWARRRR
- a CDS encoding ATP-binding protein, which codes for MTPQKSGLAGAGRESGPQRDIDHEERRRAGRAIVAISVMIVFVTLLHMFTPARSLPLHMLYRRLYFVPIIYAAWVFGRRGGLITGVISAVLYGAHVSLMLGGSVSRFDTWLEMISFVALGLLFGALRDIEVRRSSDLQQVSSQLEEAYKKLEERAIQLINVQDYTASILRSITSGVLTVGPDGSIATANPAAERMLGMTETQMVPRPIEILFREDGGIASDVAKVLSGRVPMAHREATFVTPIGRVVHAQVSTSRMRAVGGSILGAVVTLEDVSDIRTLTDQLIRADRLAAMGELTAGVAHEVRNPLGVIRASVQLLEDAQCDKERIHVAAGVIKQEIDRLDRVIKALLDFGRPSKPTLVDTDLAGVLEDVVLFTSRFAKQASVHISYARPEGLPPVYGDPDQLKQVFLNLVTNAVQAMDEEGGNIGIFAESDGDYVVVTVADTGPGIADEDITKVFDPFFTKRADGTGLGLTIVHRIIDEHDGHIEVESSERGTTFTVSMPAVFKE